One Gordonia mangrovi genomic region harbors:
- a CDS encoding HigA family addiction module antitoxin, which translates to MTTTDKIAPIHPGEVLMEDFIEGFGITQNKLAVSVGVPPRRINEIVHGKRAISADTALRLGKYFGTSAQFWLNLQSHYDLDLAEDRAAEQIAAIIPLQSA; encoded by the coding sequence TTGACTACCACTGACAAGATCGCGCCGATCCATCCCGGGGAAGTCCTCATGGAGGACTTCATCGAAGGTTTCGGCATCACGCAGAACAAGTTGGCGGTGTCAGTGGGTGTGCCTCCGCGGCGCATCAATGAGATCGTGCACGGCAAGCGCGCGATCAGCGCTGACACGGCCTTGCGACTTGGGAAGTACTTTGGCACATCGGCTCAATTCTGGCTCAATCTGCAGTCGCATTACGACCTGGACCTCGCCGAGGACCGTGCAGCAGAGCAGATTGCCGCGATCATTCCGCTTCAGTCGGCATGA
- a CDS encoding arabinofuranosidase: protein MWLAVTTVAVVGAGTGGAAPPTGWRYTMVAFSNASDRDMDVYTSSDGTTFQLLRKAAYRPPAGRVRDASIIRHSDGWYYITYTTIDGANIGFARSRDRLGWTHIGNWPVPLCCALLPGTGDGRGLGSSSGPGSSGSSGSSGSIGSSDLPSLSPFTTKAWAPEFFVDGGQVNIILSMSTGGGFVPYLMTALDPALRLWSPPVPIVGIGADHIDTTVVKVGATYHAFTKNETTKVIEHAVAPSLVGPYRFVPIRNWGRFVEGPVLTQLPNGAWRIYLDAYKSGRYLYSDSTDGLRTWSRPATVPRLSGTVRHVGVVREQVP from the coding sequence ATGTGGTTGGCCGTCACGACAGTGGCGGTCGTCGGCGCAGGGACGGGCGGAGCCGCACCGCCGACGGGCTGGCGATACACAATGGTGGCGTTCAGCAATGCCAGCGACCGCGACATGGACGTCTACACCTCGAGCGACGGTACAACGTTCCAGCTCCTGCGTAAGGCGGCCTATCGGCCACCGGCAGGTCGGGTGCGCGATGCGAGCATCATCCGGCACTCCGACGGCTGGTACTACATCACCTACACCACCATCGACGGCGCGAACATCGGCTTCGCGCGCAGCCGAGATCGGCTCGGCTGGACGCACATCGGCAACTGGCCGGTCCCGCTGTGCTGTGCACTACTGCCGGGGACGGGCGACGGCCGCGGACTCGGTTCCTCGAGCGGACCCGGCTCGTCCGGCTCGTCCGGCTCGTCCGGTTCGATCGGGTCGAGCGACCTTCCGTCCCTGTCACCGTTCACCACCAAGGCCTGGGCGCCGGAGTTCTTCGTCGACGGTGGTCAGGTCAACATCATCCTTTCGATGTCGACCGGTGGCGGCTTCGTGCCGTATCTGATGACAGCGCTCGATCCTGCGCTGCGACTGTGGAGTCCGCCGGTGCCCATCGTCGGGATCGGTGCCGACCACATCGACACCACCGTCGTGAAAGTCGGCGCGACGTACCACGCATTCACCAAGAACGAGACGACGAAGGTCATCGAGCATGCCGTGGCGCCGTCGCTCGTGGGGCCGTACAGGTTCGTACCCATCCGGAACTGGGGCCGCTTCGTGGAGGGGCCGGTGCTGACCCAGTTGCCCAACGGTGCGTGGCGGATCTATCTGGACGCCTATAAGAGCGGACGGTATCTGTACTCCGACAGCACCGATGGGCTGCGCACCTGGTCTCGGCCGGCGACGGTGCCCCGTCTGTCGGGGACGGTGCGGCATGTCGGCGTGGTGCGCGAGCAGGTTCCCTGA
- a CDS encoding Ada metal-binding domain-containing protein, with protein sequence MTSTSTVASLLDFDSCYRAVSSRDARFDGQFFVAVHTTGIYCRPSCPARTPHRQNLHFVLTAAAAQQQGFRACRRCAPDAVPGSPQWNTGADLSARAMRLIADGALEHGGVDELAARLGYTPRHLTRVLTAELGAGPLALARAHRAGTARVLIQRTGMPMTDIAFAAGFRSVRQFNDTIRDVFGLTPSRMRSLGAPTAAARPTSIGEVSLRLAHRQPLHLPWLRWFLGAHRVSGAEELTGGVEPHNWRFSRTVDLPHGPALVTIEPASTHVNARLEHLDMRDLGVAVNRVRRLLDLDADPFSTDEALCGDPVLAHLVRAAPGLRVPGTMDPAETLIRTMIGQQISMKAARHHVDRLTQALGRPAPWVRAADCDHSPPGGDDDAATRWLLFPTPAAIAAHGRSVLAGPKRRIDAIISTATAVADGRIDMHPGRTAADLRAELLTLPGVGRWTADYVAMRVTGHPDVMLDQDLVVRRAAADLGLDLADRQAGWSPWRSYASMHLWRARLSVSEPILADQMSDTPLSPRSSTRALSPRSRTSRSIPSRPGHPVDTLQGAP encoded by the coding sequence GTGACATCCACATCCACGGTGGCGAGCCTGCTGGACTTCGACAGCTGCTATCGCGCGGTCTCCTCGCGCGACGCCCGGTTCGACGGTCAGTTCTTCGTCGCTGTACACACCACCGGGATCTACTGCCGACCGTCGTGTCCGGCCCGGACCCCGCACCGACAGAACCTGCACTTCGTGTTGACCGCAGCCGCCGCCCAGCAGCAGGGCTTCCGCGCCTGCCGGCGGTGCGCGCCCGACGCGGTCCCGGGCTCACCGCAGTGGAACACCGGTGCCGACCTGTCTGCGCGGGCCATGCGGCTCATCGCCGACGGGGCGCTCGAGCACGGCGGCGTCGACGAGCTGGCCGCTCGTCTGGGTTACACACCCCGGCACCTCACGCGTGTTCTGACCGCCGAACTGGGCGCCGGCCCCTTGGCCCTGGCACGCGCCCACCGGGCGGGAACAGCGCGTGTGCTCATCCAGCGCACCGGGATGCCGATGACCGACATCGCCTTCGCCGCCGGCTTTCGCAGCGTCCGGCAGTTCAACGACACCATCCGCGACGTGTTCGGCCTCACCCCCTCGCGCATGCGGTCACTCGGCGCACCCACCGCTGCCGCACGACCCACCTCGATCGGCGAGGTGTCGCTGCGGCTCGCCCATCGGCAGCCGCTGCACCTGCCCTGGCTGCGCTGGTTTCTCGGCGCCCACCGCGTGTCCGGAGCCGAGGAGCTGACCGGTGGCGTCGAGCCCCACAACTGGCGGTTCAGCCGAACCGTCGACCTTCCCCACGGACCCGCGCTGGTCACCATCGAGCCGGCATCCACGCATGTCAACGCGCGACTCGAGCATCTCGACATGCGCGATCTCGGGGTCGCGGTCAACCGTGTGCGGCGACTGCTCGACCTCGACGCCGACCCGTTCAGCACGGACGAGGCCCTGTGCGGGGATCCCGTTCTGGCCCACCTGGTACGCGCCGCGCCGGGATTGCGTGTCCCGGGCACGATGGACCCCGCCGAGACGCTCATCCGAACGATGATCGGCCAACAGATCAGCATGAAGGCTGCCCGCCACCATGTGGACCGGCTGACCCAGGCGCTCGGCCGGCCCGCGCCATGGGTGAGGGCGGCAGACTGCGACCACTCGCCACCGGGCGGGGACGACGACGCAGCGACCAGGTGGCTCCTGTTCCCCACCCCGGCGGCGATCGCCGCGCACGGCCGTTCCGTGCTGGCGGGCCCCAAGCGCCGCATCGATGCCATCATCTCGACGGCCACGGCCGTGGCGGACGGACGCATCGACATGCATCCGGGCCGCACCGCCGCCGACCTGAGGGCCGAATTGCTGACGCTGCCCGGGGTCGGCCGCTGGACCGCCGACTACGTGGCCATGCGCGTCACCGGACATCCCGACGTCATGCTCGACCAGGATCTGGTGGTGCGTCGCGCCGCCGCCGACCTCGGCCTTGACCTCGCCGACCGGCAGGCCGGCTGGTCCCCATGGCGGTCCTACGCGTCGATGCACCTGTGGCGCGCCCGCTTGTCGGTGTCCGAGCCGATACTGGCTGACCAGATGTCGGACACTCCCCTGTCGCCGAGAAGTTCCACGCGGGCCCTTTCACCGAGATCGCGGACCTCGCGATCGATTCCCTCCCGACCGGGCCACCCGGTCGACACTCTCCAAGGAGCACCATGA
- a CDS encoding AI-2E family transporter — MPDPDATRSATSTPAADRSHPTRVQVVLAGLRSTAIVSLQFVLVVAAFWVLLWLIGRLWVILLPVLFAIIVSTVLWPPARWMRNHGLPGAAASLVMMLLGLGVLAGVISLIVPSIVNQAPEFAARATDGVRQLQEWIQGPPFNVRDEQLNNIVNTVTDRLQSSASTIAAGVFSGVGTATSIVVTLFTTLILVFFFLKDGPKFLPWLDRTVGRPSGAHIGEVLLRMWNTLGGFIRTQAIVSFVDAALIGAGLFILGVPLAAVLMVITFLGGFIPIVGAFVAGALAVLIALVSNGLTTALIVLGIILAVQQLEGNVLQPWLQAKSMDLHAVIVLLSVTLGGTLFGITGAFLAVPAAAALAVVLRYLNEQIAEQAGETLPPHSTPVSAHVGVPDDEPDDDAPSDDPGTASDR, encoded by the coding sequence GTGCCCGATCCCGACGCAACGCGATCCGCCACGTCGACGCCGGCCGCGGACCGGTCGCATCCGACCCGGGTCCAGGTGGTGCTGGCGGGCCTGCGCTCCACCGCGATCGTCAGCCTGCAATTCGTTTTGGTGGTGGCGGCCTTCTGGGTGTTGCTGTGGCTGATCGGCAGGCTCTGGGTGATCCTGCTGCCGGTGCTGTTCGCCATCATCGTCTCGACCGTGCTGTGGCCGCCGGCGCGGTGGATGCGCAACCACGGGTTGCCCGGAGCCGCGGCCTCTCTGGTGATGATGTTGCTGGGGCTCGGCGTGCTGGCCGGGGTGATCAGCCTGATCGTGCCATCGATCGTGAACCAGGCGCCCGAATTCGCAGCCCGCGCCACCGACGGTGTGCGGCAACTGCAGGAGTGGATTCAGGGGCCGCCGTTCAATGTGCGGGACGAGCAGCTCAACAACATCGTCAACACGGTCACCGATCGGCTGCAGTCGAGCGCGTCGACGATCGCGGCCGGCGTGTTCAGCGGTGTCGGGACCGCGACGTCGATCGTGGTCACCCTGTTCACCACCTTGATCCTGGTGTTCTTCTTCCTCAAAGACGGGCCCAAGTTCTTGCCATGGCTGGACCGCACCGTCGGCAGGCCGTCGGGTGCCCACATCGGTGAGGTCCTGCTACGCATGTGGAACACCCTGGGCGGCTTCATCCGCACCCAGGCGATCGTCAGTTTCGTCGATGCGGCGTTGATCGGCGCGGGTCTTTTCATCCTCGGCGTGCCACTGGCCGCGGTGCTGATGGTGATCACCTTCCTCGGCGGGTTCATCCCGATCGTCGGTGCGTTCGTCGCCGGCGCGCTGGCGGTGTTGATCGCGTTGGTGTCCAACGGGTTGACCACCGCGCTGATCGTGCTGGGCATCATCCTGGCGGTGCAGCAGTTGGAGGGGAATGTTCTGCAACCGTGGTTGCAGGCGAAGTCGATGGATCTGCACGCCGTGATCGTGCTGCTGTCGGTGACGTTGGGCGGCACGTTGTTCGGTATCACCGGCGCCTTCCTCGCGGTGCCTGCCGCCGCAGCCCTCGCGGTGGTGCTGCGCTATCTCAATGAGCAGATCGCCGAACAGGCCGGGGAGACCCTGCCGCCGCACAGCACGCCGGTGTCCGCGCACGTGGGTGTGCCCGACGACGAGCCGGATGACGACGCACCGAGCGACGACCCGGGCACGGCATCCGACCGCTGA
- a CDS encoding type II toxin-antitoxin system RelE/ParE family toxin, whose amino-acid sequence MIRSFGNKDTERLGRRERARSIDPRIHRVALRKLRQVGSAESLDDLTVPPGNRLEALKGDRAGQHSIRINDQWRICFVWADTGPEEVEIVDYH is encoded by the coding sequence GTGATCCGGTCGTTCGGCAACAAGGACACCGAACGCCTCGGGCGTCGTGAACGCGCTCGCTCGATCGATCCGCGGATTCACCGGGTCGCGCTGCGCAAACTTCGTCAGGTGGGATCGGCAGAGTCGCTCGACGACCTCACGGTCCCACCCGGGAATCGGCTCGAAGCACTGAAAGGTGATCGGGCGGGACAACACAGCATCAGAATCAATGACCAGTGGCGAATCTGCTTCGTCTGGGCGGACACTGGGCCGGAGGAGGTCGAGATCGTTGACTACCACTGA
- a CDS encoding winged helix DNA-binding domain-containing protein has product MAEVVERADVVSYRLASHGLSLRAAPDQLLAVVGRCGIQNTPPGSALLALHARAAKVGPDSIDRAIESRSLLLTWSMRGAPYYMPTSDAWVFTTGVLPTTDHAARHFVPGVEQAVDWLGMSLGEATDRVADATSTVLRGRELAINELGAEVAKVIAPTLTREQREVWTSEGPYAKGQPIGEAVVHFCVRLLALRGLVCFAPRSGNKAPFVLTNEWLGHPIDVMDPARARAELLRRYLHAYGPSTRGDFAAWLGVQTGDVDPWWSLLDGELAEVDYGGTRWMLTSELDSLRAASMPAGVRILPPRDPYTQLRDRETIVAKKYHRDVWKSAGDPGTLLVDGEVVGIWRPRKSGRDLHLTFATFGGLPNETRDALDVEAASIAPLRGAASVSTEFATY; this is encoded by the coding sequence ATGGCTGAGGTGGTCGAGCGCGCGGATGTGGTCTCGTATCGGCTTGCCTCACATGGGCTGAGTCTGCGCGCCGCCCCGGATCAACTCCTCGCGGTCGTAGGTCGGTGCGGCATCCAGAACACCCCGCCTGGTTCAGCGCTGCTTGCGCTCCATGCTCGGGCCGCCAAGGTCGGACCGGACTCGATCGACCGAGCAATCGAGTCCAGGTCACTTCTTCTGACGTGGAGCATGCGCGGTGCTCCGTACTACATGCCGACGTCGGACGCCTGGGTGTTCACGACCGGCGTCTTGCCGACGACCGATCACGCTGCTCGGCACTTCGTTCCCGGTGTTGAGCAGGCGGTCGACTGGCTCGGGATGTCTCTTGGTGAGGCGACGGACCGAGTTGCTGATGCGACGTCGACCGTGCTGCGCGGACGAGAGTTGGCGATCAACGAGCTGGGGGCGGAGGTCGCGAAGGTGATCGCTCCTACGCTGACGCGAGAGCAGCGGGAGGTGTGGACCTCTGAAGGTCCCTACGCGAAAGGGCAGCCGATCGGTGAGGCGGTCGTGCACTTCTGCGTCCGCTTGCTCGCACTTCGGGGACTCGTGTGCTTCGCGCCTCGATCCGGGAACAAGGCACCGTTCGTTCTCACGAACGAATGGTTGGGGCATCCGATCGACGTGATGGATCCTGCCAGGGCCCGAGCAGAGCTGCTGCGTCGTTATCTGCATGCCTACGGGCCATCGACGCGCGGTGACTTCGCTGCGTGGCTTGGTGTGCAAACCGGCGACGTCGATCCCTGGTGGAGTTTGCTCGATGGCGAGCTGGCCGAGGTCGACTACGGCGGGACGAGGTGGATGCTCACCTCTGAGCTCGACTCACTGCGAGCTGCCTCGATGCCTGCCGGAGTGAGGATTCTCCCGCCGCGCGACCCGTACACGCAGCTTCGTGACCGTGAGACGATCGTCGCGAAGAAGTATCACCGGGACGTGTGGAAGTCCGCTGGTGACCCTGGGACGTTGCTTGTTGACGGCGAGGTCGTGGGCATCTGGCGTCCACGCAAGAGCGGGCGCGACCTGCACCTCACGTTCGCGACGTTCGGAGGTTTGCCGAACGAGACGCGAGACGCCCTCGACGTCGAGGCGGCGTCGATTGCGCCGCTGAGAGGTGCGGCGTCGGTGTCGACGGAGTTCGCCACCTACTGA
- a CDS encoding putative quinol monooxygenase produces the protein MTEVVIAGFLVCANAEEADTVERHLMRHVDLTRAEPGCLSFDVDRTGDPLIWRVDERFVDEAAFAFHQQRVADSEWGRATAGIERRYSATIGEG, from the coding sequence ATGACAGAGGTCGTCATTGCGGGATTCCTGGTCTGTGCGAATGCCGAGGAGGCCGACACTGTCGAACGACACCTGATGCGGCACGTCGACCTGACACGAGCAGAGCCGGGATGCTTGTCCTTCGATGTCGACCGGACCGGCGATCCACTGATCTGGCGGGTTGACGAGCGATTTGTCGACGAGGCGGCGTTCGCCTTCCATCAACAGCGAGTGGCGGACAGCGAGTGGGGCCGCGCCACCGCCGGCATAGAACGCCGGTACTCGGCCACAATCGGGGAAGGCTGA
- a CDS encoding ABC transporter ATP-binding protein — MITVENLTKRYGDHVAVNDVSFVCKPGLVTGFLGPNGAGKSTTMRIMVGLTPPTSGSVRIGDRPYREIPNPAAQVGVLLDASAQHAGRTGAEILRLTAMTLGVPSSRVDEMFDLVSLTPDEANRRVRNYSLGMRQRLGIANALIGDPHILILDEPANGLDPAGIHWMRSLLRDYANRGGTVLLSSHLLHEIEIIADEILVIGQGRIVAEGTKEELLAGSGTRVRSLDDDALAHAMSVAGIAAQPVTEGGFTADAAPEDIGRIALRQQIPLVELRVGDGAQLEEMFLQLTQQTQRESVPTFRDATALQGAQS, encoded by the coding sequence ATGATCACAGTTGAGAACCTGACCAAGCGGTATGGCGACCATGTCGCGGTCAACGACGTTTCGTTCGTGTGCAAGCCGGGCCTGGTCACCGGCTTCCTCGGCCCCAACGGCGCCGGCAAGTCCACCACGATGCGCATCATGGTCGGCCTCACCCCGCCGACGTCGGGCTCGGTTCGCATCGGCGATCGCCCGTATCGCGAAATCCCCAACCCGGCAGCTCAAGTCGGGGTTCTGCTCGACGCGTCGGCGCAGCATGCCGGACGGACCGGCGCGGAGATCCTGCGCCTGACCGCGATGACACTGGGGGTGCCGAGCAGTCGAGTCGACGAGATGTTCGATCTCGTCAGCCTGACCCCGGACGAGGCGAACCGTCGCGTCCGCAACTACTCACTCGGCATGCGGCAACGACTCGGCATCGCCAACGCACTCATCGGCGACCCGCACATCCTCATCCTCGACGAGCCGGCCAACGGTCTCGACCCCGCAGGAATCCACTGGATGCGAAGCCTGTTGCGCGACTATGCCAATCGCGGCGGTACCGTGCTGTTGTCGTCGCACCTGCTGCACGAGATCGAGATCATCGCCGACGAGATCCTGGTCATCGGCCAGGGACGCATCGTCGCCGAGGGCACCAAGGAAGAACTCCTCGCGGGCAGTGGCACGCGGGTGCGTTCCCTCGATGACGACGCGCTGGCGCACGCGATGTCGGTGGCCGGCATCGCCGCGCAACCGGTGACTGAGGGTGGATTCACCGCCGACGCCGCGCCCGAAGACATCGGCAGGATCGCACTGCGACAACAGATTCCACTCGTCGAGCTCCGCGTCGGTGACGGCGCACAACTCGAAGAGATGTTCCTGCAACTGACCCAGCAGACCCAACGAGAATCCGTCCCGACGTTTCGTGACGCCACCGCCCTGCAAGGAGCACAGTCGTGA
- a CDS encoding ABC transporter permease: MTTTLHRPPSLAVERDAAPIPLSRLTRVELRKLVDTRAGFWLAASVGVISAIVVIAMLIADRQSLGHLNFIEFFAMMNIPISTILPVMAILLVTSEWSQRNALTTFTMEPRRERILLAKLGVALIAGITAVVVSLTFGAVANVVAGLIYGDPAGSWEFTAAALINSFTLQMLWLLVGFGFAALILNTPGAIVAYFALPTAMSLLSELVPWFKNNLAGWVDLTTTSVPFQSGDWAAGGEWSRLTVSAVIWVAIPLTLGVMRVLHTEVK, from the coding sequence GTGACCACCACCCTCCATCGACCACCGTCGCTTGCCGTCGAGCGCGATGCTGCGCCGATCCCGCTCAGCAGACTCACCCGCGTCGAACTCCGCAAGCTCGTCGACACCCGGGCCGGCTTCTGGCTGGCCGCATCTGTCGGAGTCATCTCGGCGATCGTGGTGATCGCCATGCTGATCGCCGATCGGCAGAGTCTCGGGCATCTGAACTTCATCGAATTCTTCGCCATGATGAACATACCGATCTCGACCATCCTTCCGGTGATGGCGATCCTGCTCGTCACGAGCGAGTGGAGTCAGCGAAATGCGTTGACCACCTTCACCATGGAGCCGCGGCGCGAACGTATCCTGCTCGCGAAGCTGGGGGTCGCGCTCATCGCCGGTATCACAGCTGTCGTGGTGTCGCTGACTTTTGGGGCGGTGGCGAATGTGGTGGCCGGCCTGATCTACGGCGATCCGGCCGGCTCGTGGGAGTTCACCGCCGCCGCGCTGATCAACTCGTTCACGCTACAGATGCTGTGGCTGCTTGTCGGATTCGGCTTCGCCGCACTGATTCTCAACACGCCGGGCGCGATCGTCGCCTACTTCGCGTTGCCCACCGCGATGTCGCTGCTCTCGGAGTTGGTGCCGTGGTTCAAGAACAACCTGGCCGGGTGGGTCGATCTCACCACCACGAGTGTGCCGTTTCAATCCGGCGACTGGGCCGCCGGTGGGGAGTGGAGTCGTCTGACCGTGTCGGCCGTCATCTGGGTCGCCATTCCGCTGACGCTTGGTGTGATGCGGGTGCTGCACACAGAAGTCAAGTAG
- the ychF gene encoding redox-regulated ATPase YchF, whose amino-acid sequence MSLTLGIVGLPNVGKSTLFNALTRNDVLAANYPFATIEPNVGVVEMPDPRLNRLAEIFGSERILPATVSFVDIAGIVKGASEGEGMGNQFLANIREADAICQVVRVFADDDVVHVDGRVDPLSDIGVIETELILADLQTIEKALPRLEKDARKKKDLAETVAAVQKAQVILNEGTTLFSQKDSFDLATVRELHLMTAKPFLYVFNADESVLTDDARTQELRDAVAPADAVFLDAKVESELLELDEEDAQELLDSIGQTEPGLRSLARAGFHTLGLQTYLTAGPKESRAWTIHRGDTAPKAAGVIHTDFEKGFIKAEIVSFDDLDTNGSMAAAKAAGKVRMEGKDYVMADGDVVEFRFNV is encoded by the coding sequence GTGAGTCTCACCCTCGGAATCGTCGGTCTTCCCAACGTCGGCAAGTCGACCCTGTTCAATGCGCTGACCCGCAACGACGTGCTGGCGGCCAACTACCCGTTCGCGACCATCGAACCGAACGTCGGTGTCGTGGAGATGCCCGACCCGCGGCTGAATCGGCTGGCCGAGATCTTCGGCAGCGAGCGCATCCTGCCAGCGACGGTGTCCTTCGTCGACATCGCCGGCATCGTCAAAGGTGCCTCCGAAGGCGAGGGCATGGGTAACCAGTTCCTCGCCAACATCCGCGAGGCCGACGCCATCTGTCAGGTGGTGCGCGTGTTCGCCGACGACGACGTGGTGCACGTCGACGGCCGGGTGGATCCGCTCTCCGACATCGGCGTCATCGAGACCGAGCTGATCCTCGCCGACCTGCAGACCATCGAGAAGGCGCTGCCGCGGCTGGAGAAGGATGCGCGGAAGAAGAAGGACCTCGCAGAAACCGTCGCCGCGGTGCAGAAGGCGCAGGTGATCCTCAACGAGGGCACGACGTTGTTCTCGCAGAAGGATTCATTCGATCTGGCCACGGTTCGCGAACTCCATCTGATGACCGCCAAGCCGTTTCTGTACGTCTTCAACGCCGATGAGTCGGTGCTCACCGACGACGCGCGCACACAGGAACTGCGGGATGCCGTCGCGCCCGCGGACGCCGTGTTCCTCGACGCCAAGGTGGAGAGCGAGTTGCTCGAACTGGACGAGGAGGACGCGCAGGAACTCCTCGACTCGATCGGCCAGACCGAGCCGGGGCTGCGGTCGCTGGCCCGCGCCGGATTCCACACCCTCGGCTTGCAGACCTACCTGACCGCCGGACCCAAGGAGTCGCGTGCGTGGACCATCCACCGCGGTGACACCGCCCCCAAGGCCGCCGGAGTCATCCACACCGATTTCGAGAAGGGCTTCATCAAGGCCGAGATCGTCTCCTTCGATGACCTGGACACCAACGGTTCGATGGCTGCCGCGAAGGCCGCCGGCAAGGTGCGCATGGAGGGCAAGGACTACGTGATGGCCGACGGCGATGTCGTGGAATTCCGGTTTAACGTCTAG
- a CDS encoding alpha/beta hydrolase, with the protein MSTVAVGTADAEPQAHITAVVQETDTRSAVWVDSPALGRSIKVFVLTPRRVNGPRPILYLLDGAGARGNDSDWLRAGGAEEFFADKDVTVVLPTGAYGTFYTDWERRDPAVGKPMWETFLTKELPPLIDTRFDSTGRRAIAGVSMGGQAAFTLASRAPHLYRAVGSLSGCPPVSSPEGEAYVRATLSRAGANADNMWGPVGTDGWRAHDPARRLDELRGKTLFLYAGAGRLGPADIKRDVTPEEGLYQVVLAASSAFEVAAHNCSQQFGAQLRAAGLPFTDAVQVVGTHHWYYWAKELSTMWDAVSPAL; encoded by the coding sequence GTGAGTACGGTCGCGGTCGGAACGGCCGACGCCGAGCCGCAGGCGCACATCACCGCGGTTGTGCAGGAGACCGACACGCGTAGCGCCGTCTGGGTGGACTCGCCGGCCTTGGGACGCAGCATCAAAGTGTTCGTGTTGACCCCGCGTCGGGTGAACGGCCCGCGGCCCATTCTGTATCTGCTCGACGGAGCGGGTGCTCGAGGCAACGACAGCGACTGGCTCCGAGCCGGCGGTGCCGAGGAGTTCTTCGCCGACAAGGACGTCACCGTCGTGCTCCCGACCGGCGCGTACGGCACCTTCTACACCGACTGGGAGCGGCGCGACCCGGCGGTGGGCAAACCCATGTGGGAGACATTCCTGACCAAGGAACTACCGCCGCTGATCGACACCCGGTTCGACTCCACCGGCCGCCGGGCGATCGCCGGCGTCTCGATGGGCGGGCAGGCGGCCTTCACGCTCGCCTCGCGGGCACCACACCTCTACCGTGCTGTCGGATCGCTCAGCGGCTGCCCCCCGGTGTCATCTCCGGAGGGTGAGGCCTATGTGCGCGCCACCCTGTCACGCGCCGGGGCGAACGCCGACAACATGTGGGGACCCGTGGGCACCGACGGCTGGCGTGCGCACGATCCCGCTCGGCGGCTGGACGAACTCCGCGGCAAGACACTGTTCCTCTACGCGGGCGCGGGTCGGCTCGGACCGGCCGACATCAAACGCGACGTGACACCGGAGGAAGGGCTCTACCAGGTCGTTCTCGCAGCCTCGTCGGCATTTGAGGTCGCCGCGCACAACTGCTCCCAGCAGTTCGGGGCGCAGTTGCGCGCCGCCGGGCTGCCGTTCACCGACGCCGTGCAGGTCGTCGGGACACACCACTGGTACTACTGGGCCAAAGAGTTGTCGACCATGTGGGACGCGGTCTCGCCGGCCCTCTGA